Proteins encoded by one window of Kribbella flavida DSM 17836:
- a CDS encoding AAA family ATPase — translation MAKRNYLVEGGSGTGKSSVLRALRERGYQAVDGDNELAYQGDPETGRPLHGVGGHENHLWDVAKVREIAGNQDDEVAFFCGGSRNFHQFLDVFDQVIVLDVDTETLTQRLATRAADDWGGTEDQRAQILRLHATKEDIPHGTIINTARPLDEVVDAVLQCVDAPSVSSDR, via the coding sequence GTGGCGAAACGCAATTACCTCGTCGAAGGCGGTTCCGGAACCGGCAAGAGTTCCGTACTCCGTGCGCTGCGCGAACGTGGCTACCAGGCCGTCGACGGCGACAACGAACTCGCCTATCAGGGCGACCCGGAGACCGGTCGGCCACTACACGGCGTCGGCGGCCACGAGAACCACCTTTGGGACGTCGCCAAGGTCAGGGAAATCGCCGGGAACCAGGACGACGAGGTCGCCTTCTTCTGCGGCGGTTCGCGGAACTTCCACCAGTTCCTGGACGTGTTCGACCAGGTGATCGTGCTGGACGTGGACACCGAGACCCTCACGCAGCGACTGGCCACCCGAGCCGCCGACGACTGGGGCGGCACCGAGGACCAACGAGCGCAGATACTCCGCCTGCACGCCACCAAAGAAGACATTCCCCACGGCACGATCATCAATACCGCGCGCCCACTCGACGAAGTCGTCGACGCCGTCCTGCAATGCGTCGACGCTCCGTCGGTCTCTTCCGACCGGTGA
- a CDS encoding YajQ family cyclic di-GMP-binding protein, with amino-acid sequence MASESSFDIVNKVDRQEVDNAVNQAAKEISQRFDFKNVDAQLKWSGESIEMQASTEERVNAVLDVFKDKLVKRQISLKGLEADEPKLSGKVYKIVATISAGITQENAKKLSKLIRDEGPKGVKAQIQGEELRVSSKSRDDLQAVQSLIKGQDLDFAVQFVNYR; translated from the coding sequence ATGGCTTCGGAGTCCTCCTTCGACATCGTGAACAAGGTCGATCGCCAGGAGGTGGACAACGCCGTGAACCAGGCGGCGAAGGAGATCAGCCAGCGGTTCGACTTCAAGAACGTGGACGCGCAGCTCAAGTGGTCCGGTGAGTCGATCGAGATGCAGGCCAGCACCGAGGAGCGGGTGAACGCCGTGCTCGACGTGTTCAAGGACAAGCTGGTCAAGCGGCAGATCTCGCTCAAGGGGCTGGAGGCCGACGAGCCGAAGCTGTCCGGCAAGGTCTACAAGATCGTCGCCACGATCTCCGCGGGCATCACGCAGGAGAACGCGAAGAAGCTGTCCAAGCTGATCCGCGACGAGGGGCCGAAGGGCGTCAAGGCCCAGATCCAGGGCGAGGAGCTGCGGGTGTCCAGCAAGAGCCGGGACGACCTGCAGGCGGTCCAGTCGCTGATCAAGGGCCAGGACCTGGACTTCGCGGTGCAGTTCGTCAACTACCGCTGA
- a CDS encoding phosphotransferase enzyme family protein, whose translation MREDFGFAVVELTPVHTGADLAADVWKALTTDSLYAVKWSGGGTDAGPLAAAYLADRGVKGVPAPVRTRDGQLWSMREGRRLTVAPWVKGRQAAETGLSDEQWTAYGVLLAEVHSTGPSEQLQRVLPRLNPINARMPALARQLHQRLTTAAPADEIEAELADVWAANHDTIARLLELAATLQPPQTTRVICHADPHLGNVITTGTAIHLIDWDDVVLAPREQDLLFLLGGMGSLGPTSPAQREAFFAGYGPVELDPDNLQYYRHARALEDVALWAEQAITGPDRADSLTILRGVLGPDGLAPKACSSQL comes from the coding sequence ATGCGTGAGGATTTCGGGTTCGCTGTGGTCGAACTCACGCCGGTGCATACCGGGGCGGACCTCGCCGCGGACGTCTGGAAGGCGCTGACCACCGACAGCCTGTACGCCGTGAAGTGGTCCGGCGGCGGCACGGACGCGGGGCCACTCGCGGCGGCGTACCTGGCTGACCGGGGCGTCAAAGGTGTCCCGGCCCCGGTGCGGACGCGCGACGGGCAGCTGTGGAGCATGCGGGAGGGACGGCGGCTCACGGTCGCGCCGTGGGTCAAGGGACGCCAGGCCGCCGAGACAGGTCTCAGCGACGAGCAGTGGACCGCGTACGGCGTACTGCTGGCTGAGGTGCATTCCACAGGGCCGTCGGAGCAGCTTCAGCGCGTACTCCCCCGACTGAACCCGATCAACGCGCGCATGCCGGCCCTAGCTCGGCAGCTGCACCAACGGCTGACGACTGCCGCCCCGGCCGACGAGATCGAAGCTGAGCTGGCTGATGTGTGGGCCGCCAACCACGACACCATCGCCAGGCTGCTGGAGCTCGCTGCGACGCTCCAGCCGCCGCAGACGACTCGGGTGATCTGCCACGCGGATCCGCACCTGGGCAACGTGATCACGACCGGCACAGCGATCCACCTGATCGACTGGGACGACGTCGTGCTGGCACCGCGTGAGCAGGACCTGCTCTTCCTGCTCGGCGGCATGGGCTCGCTCGGCCCGACGTCGCCTGCGCAACGGGAGGCGTTTTTCGCCGGCTACGGACCGGTGGAGCTCGACCCGGACAACCTCCAGTACTACCGCCACGCTCGCGCTCTCGAGGACGTGGCGCTGTGGGCCGAACAGGCGATCACCGGCCCGGACCGCGCCGACTCCCTCACGATCCTCCGCGGCGTACTCGGCCCGGACGGCCTTGCTCCGAAGGCGTGTAGCTCTCAGCTGTAG
- a CDS encoding AraC family transcriptional regulator, producing the protein MLRLPLGLPPEVVNLGAGVHGVRHSRDVFRLPDLWQLHLYSYSADLTVDGTTYAVAPGYVSLTPAGVPVQFDYRGRSEHLYVHFRPRPGGDPSYVPVVQDAGPAAPLLTDLLRSAIEASPSGSARVAAEVWTALWRIAELGTGDEDGRTGTHPAVAAAIAYVEANLARPLTVPELARVAGISHNHLTRLFHAEIGTTVVAYIRRRRLARARHLLVASTLSIPAVAASVGIPDLQAFNKACHRELGGSPRAVRNAVVAGGASA; encoded by the coding sequence ATGCTTCGGTTGCCGTTGGGCCTTCCGCCGGAGGTGGTCAACCTCGGCGCGGGAGTGCACGGCGTGCGCCACAGCCGCGACGTGTTCCGCCTGCCGGACCTGTGGCAGCTGCATCTGTACAGCTACTCCGCCGACCTCACCGTCGACGGCACGACGTACGCCGTCGCGCCGGGCTACGTCAGCCTGACGCCGGCCGGGGTGCCGGTGCAGTTCGACTACCGGGGCCGCTCGGAGCACCTCTACGTGCACTTTCGCCCGCGCCCGGGCGGCGACCCGTCGTACGTACCGGTCGTGCAGGACGCCGGCCCCGCCGCACCGCTGCTCACCGACCTGCTGCGCTCCGCGATCGAGGCCTCGCCGAGCGGCTCCGCCCGGGTGGCCGCGGAGGTGTGGACGGCGCTCTGGCGGATCGCCGAACTCGGTACCGGCGACGAGGACGGCCGCACCGGCACCCATCCCGCCGTGGCCGCCGCGATCGCGTACGTCGAGGCCAACCTGGCCCGGCCGTTGACCGTCCCGGAGCTGGCCCGGGTGGCCGGGATCTCGCACAACCACCTGACCCGGTTGTTCCACGCCGAGATCGGAACCACGGTGGTCGCCTACATCCGGCGCCGACGCCTGGCCCGCGCCCGGCACCTGCTGGTCGCGTCCACGCTCTCGATCCCGGCCGTCGCCGCCTCGGTCGGCATCCCTGATCTGCAGGCCTTCAACAAAGCCTGCCACCGCGAGCTGGGCGGATCACCGCGGGCGGTCCGAAATGCGGTGGTGGCGGGCGGCGCGTCGGCTTAG
- a CDS encoding phytanoyl-CoA dioxygenase family protein: protein MPHPQRKNLLTSVQMAHFVVTGALRMDAVVPAELNQQALDVLQAGIPGVPYGTPLSEAFVDSEFVQRLVQLPEVAGAIHSLVGPEPTVDHHAVHIRKAHEGEAQNLHGDAIIDVRPDAFDVQLMYYPQEVTLEMGGTLSVPGSHLRRTNESDTGRYQNLLGQTRLTCPAGTVVFLHHGIWHGGRRNDSAIDRYMFKIRFNPTVRQVRLWNTDDLYDEQVAAELGQTFPWYENATGRLEIYNRIKLWQALTGDDTFDPDYWVTRVSNRPQRVVAQRSLNPHAAKEMS, encoded by the coding sequence ATGCCTCATCCCCAGCGCAAGAACCTGCTCACCTCGGTTCAGATGGCCCATTTCGTCGTCACCGGCGCGCTGCGGATGGACGCCGTCGTGCCTGCCGAGCTGAACCAGCAGGCGCTCGACGTGCTCCAGGCCGGCATCCCCGGCGTCCCCTACGGCACCCCGCTGTCGGAGGCGTTCGTGGACAGCGAGTTTGTCCAGCGGCTGGTGCAGCTTCCGGAGGTCGCCGGCGCGATTCACAGCCTGGTCGGCCCGGAGCCGACCGTCGACCACCACGCGGTGCACATCCGCAAGGCGCACGAGGGCGAGGCGCAGAACCTGCACGGCGACGCGATCATCGACGTCCGGCCGGACGCCTTCGACGTGCAGCTCATGTATTACCCGCAGGAGGTGACGCTCGAGATGGGCGGCACCCTCAGCGTGCCCGGCAGCCACCTGCGCCGGACCAACGAGTCCGACACCGGCCGGTACCAGAACCTGCTCGGTCAGACCCGGCTCACCTGCCCGGCCGGCACAGTGGTCTTCCTGCACCACGGCATCTGGCACGGCGGCCGGCGCAACGACAGCGCGATCGACCGGTACATGTTCAAGATCCGGTTCAACCCGACCGTCCGGCAGGTCCGGCTGTGGAACACCGACGACCTGTACGACGAGCAGGTGGCCGCCGAGCTCGGCCAGACCTTCCCCTGGTACGAGAACGCGACCGGGCGGCTGGAGATCTACAACCGGATCAAGCTCTGGCAGGCACTCACCGGCGACGACACCTTCGACCCGGACTACTGGGTCACCCGGGTGTCGAACCGCCCGCAGCGCGTCGTCGCCCAGCGCAGCCTCAACCCGCACGCGGCGAAGGAGATGTCATGA
- a CDS encoding lactonase family protein, with the protein MTSERIYVGSYTSQDGGGTGIGAGTVEAMEVAVETTDPSFLTRSADGRFVYAANELDAGRVSAFAVGADGGLTLLNDQPTGGAHPCHLQIDPSGNYLLSANYGSGSVAVHPIAADGSLGEATQFLQREGTGPNAARQEGPHSHQVTFDPAGEYAFDVDLGSDSVHVSRLTPDGRLEEAGRLEVRPGAGPRHLVFHPSGAAAYLITELDSTLIVCSYADGKLAVTQTVSTRPDGAEGDNFPAEVLVSPDGRFVYGSNRGDDTIAVFAVAGDGLGVELVQTIGSGGSWPRHLAFSKDATQLYAANERSDAVAVFTVDQSSGALTATGTPLSWPKPVCVLPV; encoded by the coding sequence ATGACTTCGGAGCGGATCTACGTCGGGAGCTACACCAGTCAGGACGGCGGGGGGACCGGGATCGGGGCCGGGACCGTCGAGGCGATGGAGGTGGCGGTCGAGACGACCGATCCGTCGTTCCTGACCCGGTCGGCGGACGGGCGGTTCGTGTACGCGGCGAACGAGCTGGACGCGGGACGGGTGAGCGCGTTCGCGGTCGGGGCGGACGGTGGGCTGACGTTGCTCAACGACCAGCCGACCGGTGGCGCGCACCCGTGCCACCTGCAGATCGACCCCTCCGGCAACTACCTGCTGAGCGCCAACTACGGCTCCGGCTCGGTCGCGGTCCACCCGATCGCGGCCGACGGGTCGCTCGGCGAGGCGACCCAGTTCCTGCAGCGCGAGGGCACCGGCCCGAACGCCGCACGCCAGGAAGGCCCGCACTCCCACCAGGTCACCTTCGACCCGGCCGGGGAGTACGCCTTCGACGTGGATCTCGGCTCGGACTCCGTGCACGTCTCCAGGCTCACCCCGGACGGCCGGTTGGAGGAGGCCGGGCGGCTCGAGGTGCGCCCGGGCGCGGGACCGCGGCATCTGGTCTTCCACCCGAGCGGCGCCGCGGCGTACCTGATCACCGAGCTGGACTCCACCCTGATCGTCTGCAGCTACGCCGACGGCAAGCTGGCCGTCACCCAGACCGTGTCCACCCGCCCGGACGGCGCCGAGGGCGACAATTTCCCGGCCGAGGTGCTGGTCTCGCCCGACGGCCGGTTCGTCTACGGCTCGAACCGCGGCGACGACACGATCGCGGTGTTCGCGGTCGCCGGCGACGGCCTCGGCGTCGAGCTGGTCCAGACGATCGGTTCCGGCGGGAGCTGGCCACGGCACCTCGCGTTCAGCAAGGATGCGACCCAGCTGTACGCCGCGAACGAGCGTTCCGACGCCGTGGCGGTGTTCACCGTCGACCAGTCCAGCGGCGCCCTCACCGCAACGGGGACGCCGCTGTCCTGGCCGAAACCGGTCTGTGTCCTGCCGGTTTAG
- a CDS encoding aminoglycoside 6-adenylyltransferase — protein MNRQDLLERITEWLENDERVRGLWVIGSTARGTDDEFSDLDLVAVLADHKLEEFVAGWPALVERSLPLVFHQTMTFGRTTVFNQVVGEDWLRFDLTAGPEDVLRGRSRRTARVVFDRDGLDATLPPTGPIAGPSPEVVGRLVPEFLRVAALLPVALGRRDYVVAASGSTLLRTMLIQLMVESVEVEDRGGALHLSTLLTPEHFHLVESLPPIAATRESAIAVQQACLDAFLPLARDLCHRTAVPWPTDFANAVHRRLAPYFAEQPPR, from the coding sequence GTGAACCGCCAGGACCTGCTCGAGCGGATCACCGAGTGGCTCGAGAACGACGAGCGGGTGCGCGGCCTGTGGGTGATCGGCAGTACGGCCCGCGGCACGGACGACGAGTTCAGCGACCTCGATCTGGTGGCGGTGCTCGCTGACCACAAGCTCGAGGAATTCGTGGCCGGCTGGCCTGCGCTGGTTGAGCGGTCGCTGCCGCTGGTCTTCCACCAGACGATGACCTTCGGCCGGACGACCGTCTTCAACCAGGTCGTCGGCGAGGACTGGCTGCGCTTCGACCTGACGGCCGGACCGGAGGACGTGCTGCGCGGCCGCTCCCGGCGTACGGCGCGGGTGGTGTTCGACCGGGACGGCCTGGACGCGACGCTTCCGCCGACCGGGCCGATCGCCGGTCCGTCGCCGGAGGTGGTCGGCCGGCTCGTCCCGGAGTTCCTGCGGGTGGCCGCGTTGCTGCCGGTCGCGCTGGGCCGCCGAGACTACGTCGTCGCCGCATCCGGCTCGACGCTGCTGCGCACGATGCTGATCCAGCTCATGGTCGAGTCGGTCGAGGTGGAGGATCGAGGTGGCGCCCTGCACCTGTCGACGCTGCTCACCCCCGAACACTTCCACCTCGTCGAGTCCCTCCCGCCGATCGCCGCCACTCGCGAGTCCGCGATCGCCGTCCAGCAAGCCTGCCTCGATGCGTTCCTCCCCCTGGCCCGCGACCTCTGCCACCGCACCGCCGTCCCCTGGCCCACCGACTTCGCCAACGCCGTACACCGCCGCCTCGCCCCGTACTTCGCTGAGCAGCCCCCGCGCTGA
- a CDS encoding GNAT family N-acetyltransferase: protein MNLEVLDQAATLAAAGELRRVYASAFGAPGYDEDPAAADRFVTEQLPRHTERDGFKLVVSRRAADNAITGFAYGYTGDRGQWWSDRVAEHAPPEIVAEWVGGHFEFVELAVATEVQGQGVGAGLHDALMTDLPHARALLTTYTDDRPAPRLYLRKGWQILVPELWPDSALYGKRLNE from the coding sequence GTGAACCTCGAGGTACTCGACCAAGCAGCGACGTTGGCGGCCGCCGGAGAGCTGCGGCGTGTGTACGCGTCGGCTTTCGGAGCGCCCGGGTACGACGAGGATCCCGCGGCGGCCGACAGGTTCGTCACCGAGCAGTTGCCCCGGCATACCGAGCGGGACGGTTTCAAGCTGGTGGTCAGCCGACGTGCCGCGGACAACGCGATCACTGGATTCGCGTACGGCTACACGGGTGATCGGGGCCAGTGGTGGTCCGACCGGGTCGCCGAGCACGCGCCGCCGGAGATCGTCGCCGAGTGGGTCGGCGGCCACTTCGAGTTCGTCGAGCTGGCCGTCGCCACCGAGGTCCAGGGGCAAGGTGTCGGGGCCGGTCTGCACGACGCCCTGATGACGGACCTGCCGCACGCCCGGGCGCTGCTCACCACCTACACCGACGACCGGCCGGCTCCCCGGCTCTACCTGCGCAAAGGCTGGCAGATCCTGGTTCCCGAGCTCTGGCCCGACTCGGCCCTGTACGGCAAACGGCTGAACGAGTGA
- a CDS encoding helix-turn-helix domain-containing protein codes for METTGQMPATSSLVDLLHHPLRWRITQLLIGRSLTTRELAELLPDVATTTLYRQVGILVKAGVLMVTAEHQVRGAVERTYTLNTQAGDADHDGVDADRLRTMFTVFVAGVGGHLDQYLEREQIDPLADGIAFRQTALNLSDEELAEFLTAFGEFLAPYVAHSPAPDRTRRVLSTILIPD; via the coding sequence ATGGAAACCACAGGCCAGATGCCGGCGACCTCTTCCCTCGTGGACCTGCTGCACCACCCGCTGCGGTGGCGGATCACCCAGCTGCTGATCGGCCGCTCGCTGACGACGCGCGAGCTCGCCGAACTGCTGCCGGACGTCGCGACGACGACGCTCTACCGCCAGGTCGGGATCCTGGTGAAGGCCGGCGTGCTGATGGTGACCGCCGAGCACCAGGTCCGCGGCGCCGTCGAGCGCACGTACACCCTGAACACGCAGGCCGGTGACGCCGACCACGACGGCGTCGACGCGGACCGGCTGCGGACGATGTTCACGGTGTTCGTCGCCGGGGTGGGCGGCCACCTCGACCAGTACCTGGAGCGCGAGCAGATCGACCCGCTGGCCGACGGCATCGCCTTTCGGCAGACCGCGCTCAACCTGTCGGACGAGGAGCTCGCCGAGTTCCTGACCGCCTTCGGCGAGTTCCTGGCGCCGTACGTCGCCCACTCGCCCGCTCCGGATCGCACCCGGCGGGTGCTGTCGACGATCCTCATCCCGGACTGA
- a CDS encoding DUF1360 domain-containing protein, which translates to MHEKPWSVRARAQARRLADQYGAEQSLRGYAGAMTAFTAYCGALAAAGRVAGRKLPARVEPLDLLVGAAAVFRASRLAAKNSVTAPVRAPFTQYRGPGAPAETNEEARGTGVQRTIGELLTCPFCVSVWATATYSAGLVLMPRATRFTAAALATLAGADLLNLSHGYLTRLASGDD; encoded by the coding sequence ATGCACGAGAAACCCTGGTCCGTCCGCGCCCGGGCCCAAGCCCGGCGGCTGGCCGACCAGTACGGCGCCGAGCAGTCGCTGCGCGGCTACGCGGGCGCGATGACCGCGTTCACCGCGTACTGCGGGGCGCTGGCCGCCGCGGGACGGGTGGCCGGCCGGAAGCTCCCGGCCCGGGTCGAGCCGCTCGATCTGCTGGTCGGTGCCGCGGCCGTGTTCCGGGCGAGCCGGCTCGCGGCGAAGAACTCGGTGACGGCTCCGGTGCGCGCCCCGTTCACGCAGTACCGGGGGCCCGGTGCGCCGGCCGAGACCAACGAGGAAGCCCGGGGCACGGGCGTGCAGCGCACGATCGGCGAGCTGCTCACCTGTCCGTTCTGCGTGTCCGTGTGGGCCACGGCGACGTACTCGGCCGGACTCGTACTGATGCCGCGGGCCACCAGATTCACGGCGGCGGCGCTGGCCACGCTGGCGGGCGCGGACCTGCTGAACCTGTCCCACGGATACCTGACCCGGTTGGCGAGCGGTGACGACTGA